The Thermobispora bispora DSM 43833 genome window below encodes:
- a CDS encoding MalY/PatB family protein: MEINLDALTLEDVRNRDGFKWSTVGPDVIPAFIADMDFPVADAIREAVARRAATDLGYPPWVDDPSAGPLAEAFAERMETKYGWRPDPGHVRAFTDVDHAVQVLLHIATRPGDAVALHVPAYHPFLHMITSMERRLVPIPIGDDGRFEPPDEPASVLLLVNPQNPSGRVFTRAELEALAAYAERHDVLVISDEIHSDLVYAPARHIPFATLLPERTITLTSASKAFNMGGIRCAVAHVGARWVREALAREPVHLYGAVGALAVEATVAAWRHGEAWLSEVLRILDRNRRLIADLLPEWAGYRMPEGTYLAWLDLKIDDAAGFLERTARVRLSPGPDFGGRPGQARLNFATSRPILTEMLTRISEALRHAA; the protein is encoded by the coding sequence GTGGAAATCAACCTTGATGCGCTCACCCTCGAGGACGTCCGGAACCGGGACGGCTTCAAGTGGTCCACCGTCGGCCCGGATGTGATCCCCGCGTTCATCGCCGACATGGACTTCCCGGTCGCCGACGCGATCCGGGAGGCCGTCGCCCGGCGGGCCGCCACGGATCTCGGCTACCCGCCCTGGGTGGACGACCCGAGCGCCGGGCCGCTCGCCGAGGCGTTCGCCGAGCGCATGGAGACCAAGTACGGCTGGCGCCCCGACCCCGGGCACGTCCGGGCGTTCACCGACGTCGACCACGCCGTCCAGGTGCTGCTCCACATCGCCACCCGCCCGGGCGACGCGGTCGCGCTGCACGTCCCGGCGTACCACCCGTTCCTGCACATGATCACCTCTATGGAGCGGCGGCTGGTGCCCATCCCGATCGGGGACGACGGGCGGTTCGAGCCGCCGGACGAGCCCGCCTCGGTCCTGCTCCTGGTCAACCCGCAGAACCCGTCCGGCCGCGTGTTCACCCGGGCCGAGCTGGAGGCGCTCGCCGCGTACGCCGAACGCCACGACGTCCTGGTGATCTCGGACGAGATCCACTCGGACCTCGTGTACGCGCCGGCGCGCCACATCCCGTTCGCCACGCTCCTCCCCGAGCGCACGATCACGCTCACCTCGGCGTCGAAGGCGTTCAACATGGGCGGGATCCGCTGCGCCGTGGCCCACGTCGGGGCGCGGTGGGTCCGGGAGGCGCTCGCCCGCGAGCCGGTGCACCTGTACGGCGCCGTGGGCGCGCTCGCCGTGGAGGCGACCGTCGCGGCCTGGCGGCACGGCGAGGCCTGGCTGTCGGAGGTGCTGCGCATCCTGGACCGCAACCGCAGGCTGATCGCGGACTTGCTGCCCGAGTGGGCCGGCTACCGGATGCCCGAGGGAACCTACCTCGCCTGGCTCGATCTGAAGATCGACGACGCGGCGGGCTTCCTGGAGCGCACCGCCCGGGTGCGGCTCAGCCCGGGGCCGGACTTCGGCGGCCGCCCGGGCCAGGCGCGGCTCAACTTCGCCACCTCGCGGCCGATCCTGACCGAGATGCTCACCAGGATCTCGGAGGCCCTCCGCCACGCGGCCTAG